ttacctttgcctgacagcttccgtatattcctctgtaacttatgggaattttagtattatatatgcatatgtaaattatgtattgcagggtactaatctacatcctataatctatttcttatcaaaaatccttcatcagatcgtacgaggtgaatccctcaactagttcgagtccttcagattccgatagctattctaatagttattccgacagctattccgacatggatgttcacctaagctccagaagcagcgtcaccagaataaatcaaccaactagtcagcttctattcatctgataggttcgtagtcgacttaatcaatggagacgcgcagaaggcgatcccttccactaatcgaattcacctcttgataaagaacctgaagcacttaccggcgaacctgttcgtaacaccattttcaccctcatttcccgaatatcttgccAAGACtacatcataactcagattctaaaccttattcattcgcccgttcttacagacaattatcccggagtaataagtcaacgaactacgcgcccgagttgtagccttgaaaaatatggtgcaaaacgtaccagcttcaccaacatcaacaccagtaccaccaacaacccaagttttaacatcacatgcctgaacatctcattctgtacctcgagtataatcatcgttctacatgacattctacaacatttatctttattcgacatagcgattatgtaatctctaatattttagagattatatattcttgttctaacagtaaatcaaatgagtttaacatcatattgactcattaaatccatgattacatctgaagaaaatatataggtatatatatttttcataaagatggtaattaaaaattcttttgtacaaactgttaatggtgaaaatatttaacgggtaggtaatacccgagaaatatttagatttcacattaataagttacactatacattctatcaaatctgattcaacagtcatttactatcctacttacatccaccgatatacgtatccgttcaccacagaataaccattttcattcaatttcatatttggattatgacctatcagaattcaacaagtggcataatgaagaaaacattggacaaaataaaatttgttagaaacaaacaaattaactatgagaaattttgttaagaatccacgctaactgttcctagctaactgttcctagctaactggttacattttatttatcgcaatttaattatcgcaatttacattctcgcaattttatttatcgtcatttaatttctgtatttattttacgcactttaaataacgggacacgtatacaaggtttcgacatatcatattgacccatctatatatctatcttagaacaaccatagacactctatatgcaaatgatggagttagctatacagggttgagattgattccaaaatatatatatagtttgagttatgatcaatactgagaccggtacacgggtcacgatacgtattaattaatttgaatattatatattaaactatatattggATTATTGGACTATTGTACTATTGGACtacaactttggacaattaaaatgaattaaaatattgattataacatatgaaactaaacaattcttcaagtctgccacttgatttcatcttaaaacctcatttgtatcctgacgattacaatctgcgttcaaacctttcatgattcctgaaaacaccttaatcgagagaatgaaccagccgcacttcgtctacagaagaaaagatttatgcatatagttatgcacctgaaaaattctcggagaatgagtaaacgtttaacacgtagctgtgctaattcctttagtgttattattacccaaaataacttggtaattcctttcaaagtagcaaattttgtcacagctccaacaagtcaacttcgacttttcgttcgaaacaaccttattataactatgatatatttgcgtgctcttttattgttatcagggaatcttttatattccaccatattaccatcagcgtttaatcatctaaaacacaattcttttgaaaccacctcggattgataaccgacgattcagatatggctgcattaaatgcagacgaaacagtaaaattgtagatggcctgaaTAGCCAAGAGTCtgatgataaataatggagtgttgggaacgctcgatagaaaatttggtatttaaAATCGGATTGAACTaaatatgaaggagaccaaggacaaatacaaggaccagaccctatattcaaagaatccaggtaattctggatccgatgaaatctttagagaatatcttgctccgaagtcatgttaaaatcttgcggaaaatttttcttcatcaaccttcgaacttagaaatcccaaaaatatcatcataaatatcttcgatatttctgaggatattttcataaatattcttgtctgaaattctCTACtttttcgtgctttctgtatttcattggaaacttctgtaaaaatctaaatataattacgaatgaattttggagaagtgttaagaatttgagcatgagttagtataatataatgacacttggccaacgtgattatattacagtaagtcatgctgaaaattctaatgaaacgtgatgataattcacagattataacgtcatcatgtgccatgttacacgactctttcattctccttaatctctaagcatatcacggaaatattttcttgatatttcggtTCTTTCGTAATTCCAACAAATTGTTAATAAATTGTGCAATTACATTTTCCTTCTGATTaggagatttccttaaattccttgaattcctaaaatccaccatgactacgtcaaaagttaagacgaacttttcactcttttgtaatagcttcactcgtacgcttcacatgatcgaattgttttatctaaattaatcaataatgataaaactctaacccatattcgtcatgaaaacaattttattgttaaccatgacgacctcactcaaatttcggggacgaactttttttaacgggtaggtactgtcacgacccggaaaatttcgactaattttaaacgaaactctcgatacgatttaatattcttgacacaataagAGAAGTCTGaaaggttgaatctcaaaaagtttgaactgtttcatgaattcaattaaccttcgaccatttcGACGAtttacggatatatatatatatatatatatatatatatatatatatgtatgtatgtatgtatgtatgtatgtatgtatataataacttgaaatacgtaataaattattatgtgatttagttgtTATGTAAACTAAATTAGAATATAATAGAACATATtactaaaatgtatttatatatatggttGTTAAATATAAAAAAAGTTTTAAAAGGTTTATTCTTTATGCAATAAATAAATCTATTAATTTTACATTctaaattattaatattgttactgtATTTGGTTCCTTTCACATcataatataatatgtatatattgcATACATGCATATGCATATCAACTAAAAACTAGTACACTCAGCTTCTTGTTAATCGACCTACCTATAACCACTTGTTTAACTTTACATATTACAAACCCACCACTTTGTTATTTGactatttttaattttggtttctACTCACCATCATCAATTATCAACCTTTTGGGTTGAATATGAGATAACAATGGATGTTGGATAACATATGTACTTATGATCTTATTATTAcaccatatatatattatcattatattattattattatttattattaatatcattattattgtattaGCTATAAAAATATTGATTCATGCGCGTATATAAGATATATCTCTTTCAtccttatctttattattattttttttttacccgTGACTGCATCTATCTATATCATCACTACATAAACAAGAATTTAAAACACAAAATGATAACTGAATTTGATTCTTTATGATATTACTGTTTTTTGATTGATAACACTCctcatatatatatgtgtacaaaCATACATTTACATTAACACAAAAATAACTTAGTTTTCTTTTGATTGAACCCAAAGACCACTCACCACCTATCTATCTCTCCTCTCTTTCCCATCTTCATGAACGAGTACCCAACTCAACAACCATCACCTTGTTTTCATTTCTATTCACTAAcccttatatatatacatgtatagatATATACATAGAGATAGTTTATAAACTGAGGTAGTCACACACACCACCCTTCTTTCTTCTTTCTATTTTCATTTCTTGATCACCTTTAATCCCATTACCGCCGGACATCACTACCCTCGTCACCACCCTACAACCATGAACACCCTACCACCATAAAAACAACCAACTACCTCCACGATCATCTTGCAAACTCCAATGAATCACCACCAACGAACCCCCATGATCACCTTTCACCACCTTGTTATCCTTCCTGGGTTCGAAGCTACAACCACACAACACCACCAACTTGTAAGCTATAACCGATCGGTCTCTGGTTCAACCCTCGAACCACTCCCTATCCCCCTCTTCTTCGTAAACACCACCACAACTATCCCGAACAATTGCTACAACTGTTACGTTTTTATTTTCGAACAAGATCACCAAACCTACCATTGTTGAGCTAATATTGCAGCGGCTATTTGGGTTCTGTTACAGCCTGCAACCCAAGAATTCCCACTATATCATCACCATCGAAACCCACATAAACACCACCACCTGACCACTGTTTCGTTGCTGCTTTTGCTTCTGTTTCAGCCGTCACAAACCACCACCCAAGCGACACTGTTGATGTTGTTTTGCAGCCAAGCACCACCCACGAAACCTGCTGTTGCACCTGCTTTGATTCTGTTTACGGGTCAAACTTAAAATGATAGCTTGTCCCCTTGTATGTTACGATTACAAAACCAAACTAGATCACCATTGAACACCTCTTAAAACTGCTGTACCCGTCTTTGGTTTATGTTTAGAGTTCCACCACCAAAACATTCCATGTGATCAAACCCACGTGAATTATAACAGGACCTGCTGTTGTTTCGTGTTTGGGTAGGCAAACAGACAACCGGGTCTATTAAActattattggagtgaagtggttgAAAAGTTATGCAATTAGAATATGAATATGGCCGACACTTTCTTTTCCTCCACTTGCCAAATAAATCCCTTAATGATAGTAATACAATATTGGAGATTTCAAGAGTTGGTGTTGAGCTGTAAAGGGTTTTAGGATAGTGACGGTTTCTGGTTGCCATGCTAAGTTCCAAACGTACACCATAATATTAAATTGAAGTTATGATCGACATTAAATCCACTTGATTGTTAAAAGTATAAAATTTCGGTTGCTTACATATGTTTTGGTTAAAAACCGAACCCCACCTCCCCTTAAATTACGGGATTAAACCTTGTTTAGCAAATGGATTAGTTGCTTTGCGTGGTGGCCGAATCACAGCAATTCAAAGTTTCATTTAAGTAAACTTTGGTCAGAAAGGAGATGGGCCGAGAATTTCTAATACATTGCACAATTGGGCTGTATTTTAATAGACCTTATATTGGGTTTGCTAATCGAATTAGAAGCCAAAGCTATGGAAGTATGGAGATTCGGCAAGATAGCTTAAGATGATAGTGGTAGTATTAAAAGATTATAGTGATGTAtaatgtttgatgatgatgatattttatgataacaataatgatattcgaTAAACATGATCACGGTAATGAAGGTTTAAAAGAATGATGATGTCAAGAAGAAGAATATGAAACAGAAATAAAATGGGTTACATATAAGTGGGGTGGAAATAATCCCAGAAAAACAAGTTAGATTAGATGGTTAGGAGtggtgttattgggttagcgggacgtcacgggttcaaacccggacttgggcattctttTATGGATTACTTCGTTAAGGTAGGTACttatttattaatattgttaacttataattattatcattttaaaattttcgttattattattattattaaaattattatctttactaaaattatcattttattatcataaaaactatcattattattattattattattattattattattattattattattattattattattattattattattattattattattattattattattattattattattattattattattattattattattatttacattatcattattattattattttaacattaatattattatatttaacaaaaaaaaaaaactatattaatattcttataataaatattaattggtTATTTAAAtgcatattaaaataaatataaatacattaattaaattattagcaaaacatataatctattaagataacgagtatatcactaatgatatataaattcgttcgattacgagtatatgtgtgttaatatatataaatgatataggttcgtgaatccgagatcaaacctacacttgttaaatgacatcatatgtatttttactacaaaatacagtatggtgagtttcattactccctttttatatatatttttgggctgagaatacatgcactgttttataactattttacgaaatggacacaagtactaaaaacatattctacgttgagttgtaccactttgcatatttttccctaatagcttggtaactaccatttacatgcggtattgtaaacgcgaatcctgttgatagatctatcgggcctgacaaccccaaccggactggacgaccagtattcaacggttgcacagtacttagtttcgtgactacacttggtacggtgtagtgatatttcataataaagggaatatgcgacgttgattaaatgttaagtatggttaccaaatgctcaaccacttagaatgctttacatacacttgcgagtgtattatgtttatgattatgaaatcttgtggtctattaacatattgaaatgattattacaataaacctatgaactcaccaaccttttggttgacactttaaagcatgtttattctcaggtacgaattaagtcttccactgtgcatttgctcattttaaggacattacttggagtcgatcatcgcaatgggaccagatgttgatgacttcgtccaggtggataaggacgggtcctcacaataactcactttcacagatttttacttcgccgggaagtaagacttaaccactggttgattcacgaacctataacaatatatacatatatatcaaagtatgttcaaaatatatttacaacacttttaatatattttgatgttttaagtttattaagtcagctgtcctcgttagtaacctacaactagttgtccatagttagatgtacaaaaataaatcgataaatattatcttgaatcaatccacgacccagtgtatacgtatctcagtattgatcacaactcaaactatatatattttggaatcaacctcaaccctgtatagctaactccaacattcacatatagagtgtctatggttgttccgaaatatatatagatgtgtcgacatgataggtcgaaacattgtatacgtgtctatggtatctcaagattacataatatacaatacaagttgattaagttatggttggaatagatttgttaccaattttcacgtagctaaaatgagaaaaattatccaatcttgttgtacccataacttcttcattttaaatccattttgagtgaatcaaattgctatggtttcatttattttatgaatctaaatagaaaaagtataggtttatagtcggaaaaataagttacaagtcgtttttgtaaaggtagtcatttcagtcgaaagaacgacgtctagatgaccattttagaaaacatacttccactttgagtttaaccataatttttggatatagtttcatgttcataataaaaatcattttctcagaataacaacttttaaatcaaagtttatcatagtttttaattaactaacccaaaacagcccgcggtgttactacgacggcgtaaatccgattttaaggtgtttttcgtgtttccaggttttaaatcattaagttagcatatcatatagatatagaacatgtgtttagttgattttaaaagtcaagttagaaggattaacttttgtttgcgaacaagtttagaattaactaaactatgttctagtgatttcaagtttaaaccttcgaataagatagccttatatgtatgaatcgaatgatgttatgaacatcattactacctcaagttttgtggataaacctactggaaaagagacaaatggatctagcttcaaaggatcttggatggcttgaaagttcttgaagtagaatcatgacacgaaaacaagttcaagtaagatttccactcgaaataagattgtcatagttataaaaattgaatcaaagtttgaatatgagtattaccttatattagaaagatatcttactgtaaataagaaagatttcttgaggttggatgatcactagacaagattggaagtaagctagcaatcttggaagtattcttgattttatgaaactagaacttgtagaatttatgaagaacacttagaacttgaagatagaacttgagagagatcaattagatgaagaaaattgaagaatgaaagtgtttgtaggtgtttttggtcgttggtgtatggattagatataaaggatatgtaattttgttttcatgtaaataagtcatgaatgattactcatatttttgtaattttatgagatatttcatgctagttgccaaatgatggttcccacgtgtgttaggtgactcacatgggctgctaagagctgatcattggagtgtatataccaatagtacatacatctaaaagctgtgtattgtacgagtacgaatacgggtgcatacgagtagaattgttgatgaaactgaacgaggatgtaattgtaagcatttttgttaagtagaagtattttgataagtgtcttgaagtctttcaaaagtgtatgaatacatattaaaacactacatgtatatacattttaactgagtcgttaagtcatcgttagtcgttacatgtaagtgttgttttgaaacctttaggttaacgatcttgttaaatgttgttaacccaatgtttataatatcaaatgagattttaaattattatattatcatgatattatgatgtacgaatatctcttaatatgatatatatacattaaatgtcgttacaatgataatcgttacatatatgtctcgtttcaaaaccattaagttagtagtcttgtttttacatatgtagttcattgttaatatacttaatgatatgtttacttatcataatatcatgttaactatatatataaccatatatatgtcatcatatagtttttacaagttttaacgttcgtgaatcaccggtcaacttgggtggtcaattgtctatatgaaacctatttcaattaatcaagtcttaacaagtttgattgcttaacatgttggaaacacttaatcatgtaaataacaatttcatttaatatatatataaacatggaaaagttcgggtcactacatgacctTGGGGAGATGAGGTTTTTTTTGGGGATTGAAGTTTTGGAAAGAAGTGATGTCATTTTTATATGCCAGAGGAAGTATGCTAGGGAGATATTGGAACGGTTTGATATGATCAACAACAATGGAGTTTGTAATCCCTCGACTGTGGGATATAAACTCAATAAGGATGAGGGTGGAATTAAAGTAGACGTCACTCAGTTTAAGCAAATTATTGGAAGCTTGATGTACTTATCTGCAACTCGTCCGGACATTATGTTTGCGGTGAGTCTTATTAGTAGATTCATGACATGTCCTACGCAGATGCATTTTTCTGTTGCAAAGCGTATACTTAAGTATGTGAAGGAAACCATGGACTATGGGGTGTTCTATAGAAGGGGTATGAAAGGTGATTTAGTTGGATACAAGGATAGTGACTACGCAGGTGATGATGAAGATAGTAGAAGCACTTCGGGTTATGTTTTTATGATGAGTGGAGGTGGTGTAGCGTGGTCATCTAAGAAGCAACCAATTGTCACTCTTTCATCAACCGAAGCTGAAAGCTGTGTGGATGACAAAAGTACTATCTGAACTTGGTCAAGATTGTGATAAAGGTATACTCATCAAGTGTGATAACACCTCCACCATCAAGTTAACCAAGAACTCAGTTTTCCATGGAAGAACGAAGCACATCCGTATGAGATATCATTTCCTACGAGAACTCACAAAGGAAGGAATAGTTAGATTAGAGCATTGTGGAACGAATGAGCAACTTGCAGACATAATGACGAAGCCACTCAAGCTACAGAGTTTTCAGAAATTGTGAACAAGTATGGGCATGCAGGCTGCAGTTGAATTGAACTGATTGTTTTTGGACAATGAGTTCAAGGGAGGGAATGTTGAATAAGACTTAGTTACCAACTGACCGATTCTTCATGGTCAATTAGACGTTAGTTTGTTTTGATTTAATCTAGCAAATAATCTGCCATGATCCGATTTATGTGGAGTCAGGCATATGATTTTCCCTTTCTGTTTTGTAATGGCTATATATAGCCCCAATATTTATCAATAAAAGCTGAGCAATTTGGCTAAGATATTTTACTGTTATATTGCAATCACAACATCTCTCAGGTCTCCCCACATCTTTCAATATTTTTCTCTTTGATCGCCAAACAACTTTTTCTCCATCAATTTTCAATTTTATTATCTATGTGTTTTCAATTTTAAATCTTAGAAAAAAAGGATAGATGattattttacttttaataaaaagattaacttttgttaagTGGTTAGATGCTGAACATTATTACACTACAGTATATATCAATTGGAAGAAATTGGAACAAGAGGTAACCAAGACTCGATTTGGCCTTTTAAGCTTGGTTTTTCTATTCATAATTTGATTTCAATGACCAATAAATTAAGATTATATTCAGGGGCGGTAATTTGAGAGGCTAGGAGGGGGTTGTGGATCCTCTTAAAGTTTGAGTAAAATGACTATCAGTAGTCTTTTTATTCACTAGCGTTTTGACTTTTAAATCAAATAAATCGGAGTCGGTATGAAAAAGTTATAATCAAAATGATGAAAATTCAGTTTCCTATCAAAACAACATATCTTATATTCAAACCTCACTAAAAGTGTATCTTAGGGTGGCAAAAAAGCATCAAAATAAGTAATGGAATAATACACGGTTAAACCTCGTACCTTTTAAGTAAAAATACTTCCCTTTTAGAATAGGCTCAACAACGAAAATCTTATTTATTTACCATAGCTTTATGTGTTTATATTTTACACTTATATAATTTCCCCCTTCAAAAATTTCGTTCAAGCTTCGCTACTGACTATATTGAATAATAAATTTAATCAATTGAAGTTGAAGTTGAAGTTgaagttaaaataaatatttacATACTGCATTTTGCGCTTAAATCTATATATTCAGGTCAAGCCTTCCCCATGGGTTACATGAGCAAAGGCCCAAGACAAGACTTAATGAGAATTGAAGGCAACATATATAAGGCGACATATATTTTAGCCCATTTAGAATACTTGGCTCATTTGTAATTTCAATTCAATACTAGTTTATTTTTGCCCTAACACCTGATCTAAGACTTAGCCAtttatatctatagattatattAAATTCtacaatgatgatgtcattaataggTTAATTTCGTTATTAAAAAaatcaaaaacaaaagaaaaaatctAAGTAAggtgagtgatgtcattaatctaaataattttgaattaaaattaaatcttattaattaattattatgtgaggacccggaaatttccgaccaaatttaaactttaatctttacattattccggcacgataagcaaagtctgttaagttgaatctcaaatattttaaactgtgttcatacattcatttaacttcgaccaaattccaatgattcacgaaccattagatgaacagatatgattatatatgtatatgtgtatatattataacttgaaaacattaacaaagtattagacgtataatactttacataaacatatttgtttcaaaatatatttagaataattatcgatggaattagaagataatatcaaatgattgaattatcaaatacattgaattatgattacgagtctctgttgagaggtccactttgatttaggaaacctttcctttttaacggtattcggaataattagtgACCTACGAGTAAGAACAAATACGTCAATTAACGATAGCTGGACAAGGGTTAATAGAAATTCCtacttaactttcaatgcatgccttacaataattgccccgtgactttgaaaagataaattaattaacctacatattatgtattgtgaaagtgaaatttagggaatataggtaaattagaaaatagatattgacaagttaaatgtagtgacccgaacttttccatgtttatatatattaaatgaaattgttatttacatgatcaagtgtttccaacatgttaagcaatcaaacttgttaagacttgattaattgaaataggtttcatatagacaattgaccacccaagttgaccggtgattcacgaacgttaaaacttgtaaaaactatatgatgacatatatatgattatatatatagttaacatgatattatgataagtaagtatctcattaggtatttt
This genomic window from Rutidosis leptorrhynchoides isolate AG116_Rl617_1_P2 chromosome 2, CSIRO_AGI_Rlap_v1, whole genome shotgun sequence contains:
- the LOC139890435 gene encoding secreted RxLR effector protein 161-like gives rise to the protein MRFFLGIEVLERSDVIFICQRKYAREILERFDMINNNGVCNPSTVGYKLNKDEGGIKVDVTQFKQIIGSLMYLSATRPDIMFAVSLISRFMTCPTQMHFSVAKRILKYVKETMDYGVFYRRGMKGDLVGYKDSDYAGDDEDSRSTSGYVFMMSGGGVAWSSKKQPIVTLSSTEAESCVDDKSTI